The Armatimonadota bacterium genome includes a window with the following:
- a CDS encoding polyhydroxyalkanoate depolymerase gives MTGSLPEGWRRTIEELRQQGGTILVLGAVDVGKTSFCLALSLAAVLRGLRCGVVDADTGQSEIGPPTTVGCGVVEGTPSSLSQLDPLSLFFVGSTSPPGHLTPLVVGVRRMADRLRSEGCDLTVVDLPGFVQGPAARVMVEGVISALRPTVVVAIQARDELAPLLAGARGMDAPRLVTLEPAPMARRRSPEERATRRRLKFAEYFGKSNVLALDLRSCALAGSSPFGGGPLRPNLRRFIERRSSAEVLYAEQGGGRIVIITKMPLDGAARARIEEGLNGLDVVAIPAGWLQNRLVGLVDGTGEHLAIGILEQVDLSTLKASVRAPLHSPSSIRQVIFGSLCVRADGTELGPAGQAELRLFDNGPREPGTAR, from the coding sequence ATGACCGGTTCTCTTCCGGAGGGGTGGCGCAGGACGATCGAGGAGCTCCGGCAGCAAGGCGGGACAATCCTTGTCCTCGGGGCCGTGGACGTCGGCAAGACGTCTTTCTGTCTGGCGCTAAGCCTGGCGGCGGTCCTGAGGGGATTGCGGTGCGGCGTGGTGGATGCGGACACCGGTCAATCGGAGATCGGGCCTCCCACCACGGTGGGGTGCGGCGTGGTTGAGGGGACACCATCTTCCCTGTCTCAGTTGGATCCGCTGAGCCTCTTTTTCGTGGGAAGCACGTCTCCGCCCGGACATCTCACGCCGCTCGTCGTCGGAGTGCGGCGTATGGCCGATCGCCTCCGCTCGGAAGGATGCGATTTGACCGTGGTGGATCTCCCCGGCTTCGTGCAGGGACCGGCCGCCAGGGTGATGGTGGAAGGCGTCATTTCCGCCCTGCGTCCTACAGTCGTTGTTGCCATTCAGGCCCGCGACGAGCTGGCCCCCCTGCTGGCGGGCGCGCGGGGAATGGATGCTCCTCGGCTGGTGACCCTGGAGCCTGCACCGATGGCCCGCCGGCGCAGCCCCGAGGAGCGCGCCACTCGGCGCCGCCTGAAGTTTGCGGAATACTTTGGAAAGTCCAACGTTCTGGCTTTGGACCTGCGCTCATGCGCGCTGGCTGGCTCCAGTCCCTTCGGGGGGGGGCCCCTGAGGCCGAACCTGCGCCGCTTCATCGAGCGCCGCTCTTCCGCGGAGGTATTGTATGCGGAGCAAGGTGGGGGGAGGATCGTGATTATTACAAAGATGCCTTTGGATGGCGCGGCCCGGGCCCGCATTGAGGAGGGCTTGAACGGGCTGGACGTGGTGGCCATCCCGGCGGGCTGGCTTCAAAACCGGCTGGTGGGCTTGGTAGATGGGACGGGAGAGCATCTGGCGATAGGTATTCTCGAACAGGTGGACCTTTCGACTCTGAAGGCATCGGTTCGCGCGCCGCTGCACAGCCCTTCCAGCATCAGGCAGGTGATTTTCGGGTCGCTGTGCGTCCGGGCAGATGGGACTGAGCTGGGACCGGCCGGGCAGGCCGAGCTTCGCCTTTTCGACAACGGGCCGAGGGAACCAGGGACTGCCCGATGA